Below is a genomic region from Raphanus sativus cultivar WK10039 chromosome 4, ASM80110v3, whole genome shotgun sequence.
GCCCCTGCTGGTATGTACCTATGGTAAGATTAGTATTGGTTAAGAGCTCCCGATTGGGGTTACTAGATGGCCTAGTGATGTAAATACTAGGCACCAAATTGAAAAGAAGGTTGACTTTGACCACATCAGAATCTTTATTACATACCCAACGCTTCTCAATGTAAAGATGCACATGCATGATGCATCCAACCACTTAGAGCCAAACATATGCATATGTGATTAATGTTTTTGAGCTTCTACTCCACGTATACGATTGATTGTACGACCATCATAATACATTTTCAAGATACCATAACAaaatctatacaacatgtgcaTTTTCGTGCagttcaaaacttcaaattaaCCAGTTAATGGTATAACTACAAGATATCACCAATTAAAAATTAGGATTGTAGTGTTTTTAATGGAAATTCAGATTGATCTATGTGACATGCAAACAATTGAATTTCAAGCAATTTAATCATTTAGAGTTGCTAAAATAGGGAACAACAAAGATCGTATATGTTGCTATTTGAATTGTGGTCTGGATCCACATAGGAATCTTTCCTGCTCTGCATTCGGATATATATTACTATAGTTTTAATTGGTAAACATCGTTTAATCGCATAATGATGAAAATAGTTAAATTGGGTAAAAACTTAATTAAGCTAcggaaaaattaaaatttgtgaaattgcaaaatacattaatagatttattgaaaattttatatggtATTTACTCTATTATTAATGTAAACAATTCAgctaattattataaatgtaaaaatgactaaaatttattttaaatactttacttattataaatatttagcttATTTTCAATATGTTTTTAACAGTAGATTGACATCTTATAATATTGTAAAAAGAttattgtataattttataatgttataaaataaaattttattttattttattaaatgtttaaaatggtattaattattatataatttaataatatgaaagtgttgattttatagataatttattaaaattcactTTTcacttaataacattttttgtatttttttcagaaaacaCAAACTTACTTTTTTTTCATTCTGCAATTTTATTGATTgacataatatttaaaacacCATTCTACTATACCACCGCAAGGTAACCaatcaaaatctataatttACTAGGGTTAAAACCACcatttttaaccaataataaagtTTATTAGTATTGGTTTTAACCTGCTGTTTTCACCTGTTTTACccattttcttcttatttttgtaCGTATTTTACTTATGTTACGTTTATATTGATCAGTCTACCGTTGCAATATAACTTGTTCTGCTCTCACCACCGAGTCGGTGGTTCTATGCTTGGTTCTTTTACTTGTTCGTGAAAGTTGAAAAATTCTATCAACAAAACAAAGATCGTAGGTGCTCAtttgtaatttgtaaattagaaggtaaataaaaatgaaaaattaatacTCGCCCTTTTTACctatttcatattttcaatcaatcaatcaattcGACGtgtgttattttcttaaatatagtATGAAAAGGTACATTATATCAATCCAATGAGTAACATTACTTTCAGTTACTTTTTAGCAATTTCGTAGGTTACATCATGTCTAAATCATTCTTAGAACaatgactatatatatttttggcaaaCAAATGTCTTCAAAACATACACACACGCACAAATGTTTAGAgtgacatttttttcttttctgaaactTAATGTTTAGAGTGACACTGTCACAATAATAGCTGGACATAGATATGATGCAAagaaatatactatttaaaaagaGTTGGATATTTCAAGTGAGATCACTGATTGAGATATTAAAATGGAGAAGGCACATTAATTTATGAATTAACAGAGAACACCGACAATAACCACATAGAGAGGAAGGTGATAAGGTACGAAGAACTGAACCATCGCAGAAGAGTACTGATGAGTACTCAATAATCCAATTcttcaattatttaaaaaatataaacccCACCGTCGTTTTCTTGTTTCCCTCAATTATTTCATAACGTCTCTATGCTCtctaatttatttatctattaatcAATTCAACAGACCGCAAGGTATGGAAGCAGAGAAAACAGTGTTCGTTGGAAGCATTCTTTTTGGCTATACCATGAAAATCTATACAAAAGCCTAATGAACTTATATTAATTGGATAAATACAATACTGGTTTTGTTTTGCGAATGAAATGTATGAGTTCTGGTCCGTAAAAATCAAGATggataacatatataatatgaaaagGAATTGAAATCAAGATGGATCATGAAATGAACCCACCAACTACAATGTCTTATTCTGAGTTAAGTTAATCAAACAGATAAAATAAACCATTAACATCGTTAATTATATCGGATGTTTGGATCGCACTTGCAATTCTAAGACAAAAAAATAGAgtagattaaaattttaaaaatgtctaGAAAGACAagaacataaaaacataaatgagATGCATCAAACTAGATCTCAAGACTACTAACCATATTCTTCTGCATCATTGAGTTCTTGCAATGAGCAATAGCTCCTTGAATAGCACTCTGCAACTCTTCCATCGAAGAAGACATACTGTTGTTGATGCTGCTGCTGCAGCTACCTCCTCCTTGACCCGGGAAACCGCCACGTGTCAGCACGCCGGAGTGACTCGGAGATGACCTCATCGACGACGGACAGCTCGCCGCGCACCGTCCACGTTTCGTGTATTTCATCAGGTTTCCTGAGAAAGAGATAGAGATCCCGCCGCCGCCGCTGGAGGCAGCGGCCGGAATGGAGGTGATggcagaggaggaggaggaggcgacGGCGGAGGTTCCACGGATGTTCCCGGAGTGTTTGAGAGATAACTGCTCTGTTTTCGAAGACGCGACAACGGTGTTGCTCTGTTTCTGAGACAGCTTGTCGTATAAAGGTTTGACCTTTTTCATGTATTTGCGGATTACCTCTTTCGCCGTTGAGCTCATTCTCTTCACCGAAGACGGAGCCGCGGCGGCGGAGACGGTTTTGTGATCTTTCTTGAAAACAGAGGAGAATCTAGAGAGCGAGAAACCACCGCTAGTGTTCTTCTTCGTCGGTTTAAAGAACAAATCTTCCTCGTCGGTTACGGAGCTAGGACGGGAAGAGTCGCAGCCATCGAGCGGCGGAGGGCGGAGGAGAGGAAAAGAGGCGGTGGAGTCAGTCGAGGAGGAAGACTCGGTGGAGTCACGTGCGGCGGAGGAAGAGGAAGTGTAGtcagaggaggaggaagaagaagaacagagtgTACGGACGAGAGAGAGACGAGGGGAGAGCTGAAGAGGGAGGAGCTGGCCTTTGTAGAAGAGCTCATCGGCGGGACAGAGCGAAGAAGAAGCTTTTCGAGGAGAGATGGAGACGTTGAACTCGAACTCCGATGAAGATGACGACGGAGATGAGTGAGAACGCGGTGGCGAGGGACGTGGACGTGGTTGACGTCTCATCGCGCTCTTATCTCTCTGCTTTGTCTTTAGCTTCTTCTATGTAAATAATAGAGTGCAatgttttttaaatgatttttttcttgttttatatttaagagACTGCTGAAGTACAGTTGATATCATGAGAAAATGCCACGATGATCGCTAGGTTGAAGCTGTAGTCACATGCAATGTAATTAAATAGTGTTAAAATGGACCACAGGATTAGAGAGACGTTTAATGACGCCtgattaattacaaaaaaaattaataatcaatctGTAGGAGTGAGGAGTGAGAGCAAAGCTAGTTGTGACTTGTGAGTTTGTCACCTATGGTCCGATCTCTCTTCATCCCGGAAATTATGGTTGAAGTTTGGATTTTATTGACTTTGTTGGCATCTCTTTTGTTTATAActagtttaatttaataaaatggtATTTCTTAATTGGCTCTCTATATTTGTTCTAAAAAGAAATAGATTTAGTGATGAATGTGATTGGTTACAATTTACAAGTGGTTTGAATAGTGTTTTGGCAAAACAATATAACTTGGTTCGTCTCGTGTGACTTTCAAGACTCTCCAAAATTAAGTCGGTATTAGATTTTGACCCACTTTTAAAAAGgtgggtatatttttttattttacatttttaacatttaatttttataattgtatttttaattatatatgtatttttatttgtgtaaattttcttttttaaataattaataagaagcgttaataattatattaaaataattagaccATACCTATACTAATAGATCGTGtgtctgttttaatagtattaattaAACCATAAGACATCAATGAAAAGTATGATGAAATTACGTTGAATCAAAAGGAAGAGATTTACTAATTACTACTATTGTCTGAGCTTGAGTGTGAGCTATTTTGAGGGAAAAGGGGAGAGACACATGCAATATACTCTTTCTCATATATGGAGATACTCAAATGTTTTGGACACTCGACCTGGCGATTTATTTGTGTTTAACTAATCTTTTACAATGGACCGATTAGCGCTTCACTTcacttttttatatttgttttaataacaatatttaaagataaaTCTACTCTACTCTATTTCTTAtcctaagaaaatattttttcttctttatatatatttaaggaaataaatagtaatttttattttgttttatatttagaaaatgctattttagaaaaaaatatttgagtagattcaacatttattaaataaagaaaaaatagcaaaatatattggagatgatataatgaaatattacattatcaatagaaaaatattgTTGTACAAGGTGCATTTGTTGTGAAAGAGAACAAACATCTGGAACACAAGTagccaataataaaaaaaaaagtagccAATAATACCTTTTGAAGATTGATGTTAACCTCACTGTAATTTGGATCAGTAATGTAACTATATGGTGATGCaactatatgtattttattttattttaccaaaaaattatatatattttataacgaaATAAACGTCATCGTCGCGTCTTGTCGGAAAATACAGCGGGGAAGTTTAAAATAGTGATTCTATCACGTGATGCTAACGCCATGAGTGGCGCTTGCTCATCTCATCTCTGTTTATTTGATATTAGTTCTTTCTTTgggtcaatttttttatataagtttattaCTAATAGATTCTCTATCAGTCTCGTATTATTATATTCTAACTAATACATGATTAAGCCGTTTATATTGTCGTAGATCAAATCATTCTCTTATTTGCAAAACAACAACTTTATTATACTATATCAGAGTCATGGTGGTGTTGGAGGCTTGGAGCTAGGACCGGCCCTGAATAATGCGTGATAAAACATTTGTAATATGTCCCcaaaaattttgaagaaaattacaTAGAAATAAGTccccaaaattttttttaagcctctaaattttttatttacatagaCAGTACAACAAGCCCCCAAAATCTCAGGGCCGACACTGCTTGGAGCCATGTTTATTTTCCACATGTCTAGAAGAAAAATGGGTCTTGGGACTTCATTATGATTAGGTCCTTTTAGTTTCAAAGTCCATTCACTACTTGTGCTCCTTGTCATCTTTGGCGGTCTACCAATTGTCTAATTCAATCAACAATCTCGATTAGAGAACCAACCTAATAGTTTTTGTTCATTGTTTCCTGAATGGTCATATCACATTGAAATACATCCGATCCCACCATGGATTCGCagtagagaaaataaaatacaaatgcCAGTTTTGGTATCTTACTCAGATGATACCACTACCCTAAGCTATTTTTACCCACCAAAAACcaatgttgttttttttttttttctaacttgtTAATATCATTAAAATGAAGATTCTGAAAGTACAAATTAGTACAATCGAAGAGATAGGCTGTCAAggcaaaaaaagttaaaaacaagaCAGCAGACTAATTTAAGGCCAACAAGAAGATAAAGGTTTCAAGCGAGCCAAATAACCATCAGACCATGGAAAGCTTTTCTGTCCTTCCCGGCTGAGATGATGTTGCGGATTTCCTTGTCAATGATGCGAAACAGAGCGTGCGGCGGGATGGAGACACTGTTGTGGAGGGCGTTGTTGCGCTGCTTCCAGAGATGATATAATGTTGCTTGAGCTGCTACCTTTCTTAGAATTGATAGAGATTGCGCTGAAGAGACTCGGATCCAAGACATCAACTCAGACCAGGAGAGAAGATTCCTGGAGCGGTTTAGCCTTGAGAGGACCAGTGACCACACTTCAGAGCTGAAGTCGCATGTGATGAGCAGGTGGTCTCGAGTTTCTTCAAGCGTGTTGCAGAGGCAGCAGAGCGAGGAGGTCTGAGGCTATATGTTGTACAAATGGCATTACATGAGATT
It encodes:
- the LOC108850244 gene encoding probable membrane-associated kinase regulator 1, translating into MRRQPRPRPSPPRSHSSPSSSSSEFEFNVSISPRKASSSLCPADELFYKGQLLPLQLSPRLSLVRTLCSSSSSSSDYTSSSSAARDSTESSSSTDSTASFPLLRPPPLDGCDSSRPSSVTDEEDLFFKPTKKNTSGGFSLSRFSSVFKKDHKTVSAAAAPSSVKRMSSTAKEVIRKYMKKVKPLYDKLSQKQSNTVVASSKTEQLSLKHSGNIRGTSAVASSSSSAITSIPAAASSGGGGISISFSGNLMKYTKRGRCAASCPSSMRSSPSHSGVLTRGGFPGQGGGSCSSSINNSMSSSMEELQSAIQGAIAHCKNSMMQKNMVSSLEI